A section of the Tachysurus fulvidraco isolate hzauxx_2018 chromosome 7, HZAU_PFXX_2.0, whole genome shotgun sequence genome encodes:
- the LOC113660773 gene encoding exportin-5, with amino-acid sequence MTEPVDAMCEQLIKAVTVMMDSETNQRYRLEALKFCEEFKEKCPFCIPCGIQLADKSQAAVVRHFGLQILEHVIKFQWNDMPQQDKVHLKDCIMEMLTNGTYPILEEESHIKDALSRIVVEMIKREWPQQWPDMLKEMETLTTFGDTQTELVMLILLRLAEDVITFQTLPHQRRRDIQQTLTQNMDSIFNFLLTILQQHVDEYRNLKVLPGQELKAKAHCRVSVTTLNTLAGYTDWVALIHITNNSCRLLEILCLLLSEPELQLEAAECLLIAISRKGKLEDRKPLMVLFDDVAMHYILSAAQSVEVGPSEIRYTFLKRLCQVLCALGSQLCALVGSPVEVEVPANLGKYLEAFLAFTSHPSQFLRSCTQTTWGNIFRHEVLSKEPVVIQMVVKYLNATMTNLVKSGFPSKNDSPACEYTRVDFDSDEDFNAFFHSFRAQQGDVIRHSCKIAPLEAFQIAGEWLQYQLNLNTGNALSKTAVQWEAMTFFTDSVMGTLFKVLEKEKLPVDQGIELLHAVVNYETRDPVILSCILTNLSTLFPFVLHRPEILPQVFFKLFPAITFEVVEEIKAPRTRAVKNVRRHACSSIIKMCRDYPEFILPCFDMLYTRVKELFTNELLLTQMEKCALIEALVLISNQFKDYNKQKAFLEELMTPVTAHWLSEEMYSVLSDPASFITFIGADQVNNEPGTEDQTGINRSRISFCVYTILGVVKRARWPADMEEAKAGGFVLGYSPAGAAIYRNPSTEPLLALLPNLLTLIRTHNSLFLPENLSRLSEPFARAYDVMDVEKNLILGISQPLSDVYDSPVYKSALERTQGFFCTLYDNCYHVLGHAGPALQQDFYTIEGLVEKLVGSALIHLEHVPDHRLRPLLRVFLKPLVTSCPREYYESLLCPVLGLLFSHLLQRLNLRWQIINQRTSVCGPDDDEAYEENQVSQEMLEDRLVRLATREVMDLLCASCISRKSPEPTANREDADGDDEMMATDSSQLTASQSSDELTELGKCLLKHEDIYMNLLAISFNSLSWRDTTNCQRAATLICWTLLRQVVGANLLPDAVTWLYTRVLSGLQMHGQHDGCSAALTQLALLIYDALRPQYPELRTIMNQIPNVQPDLLEQFDQKTINPASQKVGEKKRKDQFKKLIAGAVGKPLGQQFKKEVHIRNLPSLYKKVKPNKDILVNSETAGLVALFSPEHDEH; translated from the exons ATGACAGAGCCGGTAGATGCGATGTGCGAGCAGCTCATTAAGGCTGTGACCGTCATGATGGACTCGGAAACCAATCAGCGGTACCGACTGGAGGCTTTGAAG ttttgtGAGGAATTCAAAGAAAAATGCCCGTTTTGTATACCATGTGGCATTCAGCTGGCAGATAAATCCCAGGCGGCGGTGGTGAGACATTTTGGATTACAAATATTGGAACATGTTATAAA GTTCCAGTGGAACGACATGCCACAGCAAGATAAAGTGCATTTGAAAGACTGCATTATGGAGATGCTGACCAAT GGAACATATCCCATCTTGGAAGAGGAGAGTCATATTAAAGATGCTCTTTCGAGGATTGTGGTGGAGATGATCAAGAGAGAATGGCCTCAACAGTGGCCAGATATGCTGAAAGAGATGGAAACACTCACTACATTTGGG GACACACAGACGGAGCTGGTGATGCTGATCCTGCTGCGGCTGGCCGAGGATGTGATCACGTTCCAGACTCTGCCCCATCAGCGCCGGAGAGACATCCAACAAACACTGACGCAGAATATGGACAGCATCTTTAACTTCCTCCTGACCATTCTGCAGCAGCACGTCGACGAGTACAGGAATCTG AAAGTACTTCCAGGACAGGAGTTAAAG GCTAAAGCTCATTGCCGAGTCAGCGTGACCACCTTAAACACTCTGGCTGGGTACACAGACTGGGTTGCTCTGATTCACATCACAAACAACAGCTGCCGGTTACTAGAGATCTTGTGCTTACTCCTGAGCGAACCGGAGCTTCAACTGGAGGCTGCTGAATGTCTGCTCATAGCAATCAGCAGGAAA GGGAAACTGGAAGACAGGAAGCCACTCATGGTGCTCTTTGACGACGTGGCCATGCACTACATTCTGTCGGCCGCCCA ATCAGTGGAAGTGGGGCCCAGCGAGATAAGATACACCTTCCTGAAGAGGTTATGCCAGGTGCTGTGTGCTCTAGGCAGCCAGCTCTGCGCCTTAGTG GGTTCACCTGTGGAAGTGGAGGTGCCTGCTAACCTAGGTAAATACCTGGAAGCCTTCCTCGCCTTCACTTCTCACCCCAGTCAG TTTCTTAGATCTTGCACACAGACGACCTGGGGAAACATTTTCAGACACGAAGTTTTATCTAAGGAGCCTGTTGTTATACAGATggttgttaaatatttaaatgcaacCATGACCAACCTTGTGAAG TCAGGATTCCCATCGAAGAACGACAGTCCGGCTTGCGAATACACCCGCGTGGACTTCGACAGCGACGAGGACTTCAATGCTTTCTTTCACT CTTTTCGGGCCCAGCAGGGTGACGTAATTCGCCATTCTTGTAAGATTGCTCCTCTTGAAGCCTTCCAGATTGCTGGGGAATGGTTACAATATCAGCTCAACCTCAACACTGGAAATGCTCTGT CTAAAACAGCCGTGCAGTGGGAAGCCATGACCTTTTTCACAGACAGTGTGATGGGAACGCTTTTTAAAGTCTTGGAGAAGGAG AAGCTGCCTGTTGATCAAGGCATAGAGCTTCTGCACGCTGTAGTGAACTACGAGACGCGTGATCCCGTCATCCTGTCCTGCATCCTCACCAACCTCTCCACTCTCTTCCCCTTTGTCTTGCATCGCCCAGAAATTCTACCCCAAGTATTCTTCAAG CTATTTCCTGCCATCACATTTGAAGTGGTTGAAGAAATCAAG GCTCCTCGAACGCGGGCAGTGAAGAACGTCCGAAGACACGCCTGCTCATCCATCATCAAGATGTGTCGAGATTATCCGGAGTTTATACTG ccgTGCTTTGACATGCTTTACACTCGAGTGAAGGAGCTGTTTACCAACGAGCTGCTGCTGACTCAGATGGAGAAGTGTGCACTCATCGAGGCGCTGGTGCTCATCAGCAACCAGTTTAAAGACTACAACAAGCAGAAGGCCTTCTTAGAAGAGCTCATGACCCCTGTAACTGCACACTGGCTCTCAGAGGAGATGTACAG TGTTTTGTCAGATCCAGCAAGCTTTATTACGTTTATCGGTGCTGATCAGGTCAACAACGAACCCGGCACCGAGGACCAAACGGGGATCAACAGGTCAAGG ATTAGTTTTTGTGTATACACCATTCTGGGTGTGGTGAAGCGAGCACGCTGGCCTGCTGACATGGAGGAAGCCAAAGCCGGGGGTTTCGTACTGGGATACTCTCCTGCTGGAGCAGCGATCTACAGAAACCCCTCCACAGAGCCCCTGCTGGCCCTGCTTCCAAATCTGCTCACGCTCATCAg GACCCACAACAGCTTATTTCTGCCAGAGAACCTTTCTCGGCTCAGCGAGCCCTTCGCCCGGGCGTACGACGTCATGGATGTGGAGAAGAATCTCATTTTAG GAATCTCTCAGCCGTTATCGGACGTGTACGACTCTCCGGTGTATAAAAGCGCGCTGGAGCGGACGCAAGGATTCTTCTGCACACTTTATGACAACTG TTACCATGTGCTAGGACACGCTGGCCCGGCCTTGCAGCAGGACTTTTATACAATAGAGGGCTTGGTGGAGAAGCTGGTAGGTTCTGCTCTTATTCACCTGGAGCATGTTCCTGACCACAGGCTACGCCCTTTGCTTC GGGTGTTCCTGAAACCGCTGGTCACTTCCTGCCCTCGGGAATATTACGAGAGTCTTCTCTGTCCGGTGCTCGGCCTTCTATTTTCTCACCTGCTCCAG AGACTGAACCTTCGGTGGCAGATCATCAACCAGAGGACTAGCGTGTG TGGTCCAGATGACGACGAGGCTTATGAGGAGAATCAGGTGTCTCAAGAGATGCTGGAAGATCGGCTCGTGCGCTTGGCCACTCGAGAGGTCATGGATCTCCTCT GCGCATCATGCATATCGAGGAAGTCGCCCGAACCGACAGCAAACAGAGAGGACGCAGACG gGGATGATGAAATGATGGCAACCGATTCTTCACAGCTGACTGCGTCACAGAGTTCAGACGAGCTCactgaactgggaaagtgtctTCTTAAACACGAG GACATCTACATGAATCTGCTGGCCATCTCCTTTAACTCTCTCTCATGGAGGGACACCACTAACTGTCAGCGAGCTGCTACTCTGATCTGCTGGACTTTGTTGAGACag GTGGTGGGTGCAAATTTGCTTCCAGATGCCGTGACCTGGCTGTACACCAGAGTGCTGAGCGGTCTGCAGATGCACGGACAGCATGACGGCTGCAGCGCCGCACTGACGCAGCTCGCCCTGCTCATCTATGACGCTCTG CGGCCTCAGTACCCAGAACTGCGCACCATCATGAACCAGATCCCTAACGTTCAACCTGACCTGCTAGAGCAGTTCGACCAGAAAACCATCAACCCTGCGTCGCAGAAAGTCGgcgaaaagaagagaaaagaccAGTTTAAGAAGCTCATCGCTGGAGCTGTAGGG AAACCTCTTGGGCAGCAGTTTAAGAAAGAGGTCCACATCCGAAACCTTCCCTCTCTCTATAAGAAGGTGAAGCCTAACAAAGACATTTTGGTTAACAGCGAGACTGCTGGATTGGTCGCGCTCTTCTCACCAGAACATGATGAACATTAG